Proteins co-encoded in one Polluticoccus soli genomic window:
- a CDS encoding elongation factor G, producing MPEFDTAHVKNIVLLGHSGSGKTTLAESMLFEAGLTHRRGSIEEKNTVGDYTELEKERGNTIFSKLLHTHWRGYKINILDTPGYDDFSGEVISALRVADTGVMLLNASTGVEVGTDIIWEYTEQFKTPMIFVVNQLDHPKADFEKTYQEARNHFGQHVVLVQYPLNSGLGFNAIIDVLNMVMYEYNDQGGKPKKLPIPDAERPKAETLHKELIEAIAANDETLMEKYFDIGELTEDEMKQGLHLSMVRHDLFPVFCASALQNRGVARLMGYIDNVCPPASEMPPQVTKDGSTLNCDANASACIFIYKTVNEPHIGELSFFKVYSGTIKAGMELVNESTGVTEKINQLFIVEGNKRTPIPELVAGDIGATLKLKNTHVNNTLHEKSKHIELAPIVFPEPLMSVAIANAKKGEEEKLASALHQLKEEDPTMHVEVSSELGQTLLHCMGEMHLTIIKWKLEHVYHLDVQYARPRISYRETIRGKAETTYRHKKQSGGAGQFAEVTMRVEAWTEGMPEPTGLTVRGKEEIALPWGGKLVYYNCIVGGVIDQRFMPSVLKGVMEKMQQGPLTGSHVRDIRVCIFDGKMHPVDSNDMAFKTAGMMGFKEAFQMANPLLMEPIYHLKVYCPEDLTGNIMGDLQMRRGMVEGFDTEGHFTVINAMVPHAEMYQYASSLRSMTQGRARFKMKFDHYAPVSGELQKKLTETYKKDTVELAEA from the coding sequence ATGCCGGAGTTTGATACTGCTCACGTAAAAAACATTGTACTGCTGGGACATTCCGGCAGTGGCAAAACGACGCTTGCTGAGAGCATGCTCTTTGAAGCAGGCCTGACACACCGCAGGGGAAGCATTGAGGAAAAAAACACAGTAGGTGATTACACCGAACTGGAAAAAGAAAGAGGAAATACCATCTTCTCAAAACTACTTCACACACACTGGCGAGGGTACAAGATCAACATCCTGGATACACCTGGCTACGATGACTTCTCGGGCGAAGTGATCAGCGCACTACGTGTCGCCGACACTGGTGTGATGTTACTTAATGCTAGCACAGGTGTTGAAGTAGGCACAGACATTATCTGGGAATACACTGAACAATTCAAGACACCAATGATCTTTGTTGTCAACCAGCTCGATCATCCTAAAGCAGATTTTGAAAAGACTTACCAGGAAGCACGCAATCACTTTGGGCAGCACGTTGTACTCGTCCAGTACCCGCTCAATTCTGGTCTCGGTTTCAATGCCATTATCGATGTTCTCAACATGGTGATGTATGAATACAATGATCAGGGCGGCAAACCTAAAAAACTCCCGATACCAGATGCAGAAAGACCTAAAGCTGAAACACTGCATAAGGAACTGATAGAAGCAATAGCAGCCAATGACGAAACGCTGATGGAAAAATATTTCGACATCGGCGAGCTTACAGAAGACGAGATGAAGCAAGGCTTACATCTCTCTATGGTTCGTCATGATCTCTTTCCTGTTTTCTGTGCTTCCGCATTGCAAAACCGTGGCGTAGCCCGGTTGATGGGATATATCGACAATGTGTGCCCACCAGCTAGTGAAATGCCACCACAGGTTACTAAAGATGGCAGTACATTAAACTGCGATGCCAATGCATCCGCCTGTATCTTTATCTATAAAACCGTCAACGAACCCCATATTGGCGAACTGAGCTTTTTCAAAGTGTACTCCGGCACAATAAAAGCTGGTATGGAACTGGTAAACGAATCGACAGGAGTTACTGAAAAAATCAACCAGTTGTTCATCGTTGAAGGCAATAAGCGCACACCAATACCCGAATTGGTGGCTGGAGATATCGGTGCAACGTTGAAGTTGAAAAACACACACGTCAACAACACCCTCCATGAAAAGAGCAAACATATTGAGCTTGCCCCTATAGTCTTCCCTGAGCCACTAATGAGTGTGGCCATTGCCAATGCTAAAAAAGGCGAAGAAGAAAAGCTTGCCTCAGCATTACACCAGCTTAAGGAAGAAGACCCGACCATGCATGTAGAAGTATCATCAGAACTCGGACAGACGCTGCTGCATTGCATGGGCGAAATGCACCTCACAATTATAAAATGGAAACTCGAACACGTCTATCATCTCGACGTGCAGTATGCCAGGCCCCGTATCTCCTATCGTGAAACAATACGCGGCAAAGCTGAAACCACCTACCGACATAAAAAACAGTCGGGCGGTGCAGGTCAGTTTGCCGAAGTAACTATGCGCGTAGAGGCATGGACCGAAGGTATGCCTGAACCCACGGGTCTTACGGTACGCGGCAAAGAAGAAATAGCTTTGCCTTGGGGAGGCAAGCTGGTTTATTACAACTGCATAGTAGGCGGTGTTATCGACCAGCGTTTTATGCCGTCTGTACTAAAAGGTGTCATGGAAAAAATGCAGCAAGGTCCACTTACAGGCTCACATGTGCGTGATATACGTGTGTGCATATTTGATGGCAAGATGCACCCTGTAGACAGTAATGACATGGCCTTCAAAACGGCCGGCATGATGGGCTTTAAGGAAGCCTTCCAAATGGCCAACCCGCTGTTGATGGAACCCATTTATCATCTGAAGGTGTATTGCCCTGAAGATCTAACCGGCAACATCATGGGCGATCTGCAAATGCGCCGTGGTATGGTAGAAGGTTTTGACACCGAAGGTCACTTCACCGTGATCAATGCCATGGTGCCACACGCAGAAATGTATCAGTACGCTTCATCGTTGCGCAGCATGACTCAGGGCCGCGCACGCTTTAAAATGAAGTTTGACCATTACGCGCCAGTATCGGGCGAACTGCAGAAAAAACTTACAGAGACCTACAAAAAGGACACTGTGGAACTTGCAGAAGCCTGA
- a CDS encoding T9SS type B sorting domain-containing protein, translating into MKRSSVILLLFFLFCFACFSSYGQTSIVCPPNIGLEMGNFTNWKLYTGSCCPINANTLQAGPVNNRHVITSGTGVDPYGGFPIVAPGGGVYSMRLGNDNVNSQAERARYYVQVPAGVNNYSIIFRYAVVFEDPGHDTSEQPRFEVKAYDSATNIIVPCSYFKFVASSALPGFLQAGSTSTSTIWYKSWTTASIDLSNYAGRTVAVDFASGDCSLGAHFGYGYVDLNCGLLPTNTVVCSTSPTFSITAPPGFQDYEWRDSTLTTLLDTGQVGVFNTPTANTKYAVILNPYTGFGCPDTIFTQVTVSSTSVNITNNDTTVCNGTTLQLNTSTVATSTPITYSWTPTTGLSCSTCANPVVTLPVNNKYYVTATNGDGCPRKDSITIRASNISVATTKQRVSCFGLSDGMITATPSGGKIPYSYNWTTTPVQTTATATGLAAGTYTVTVTDSLGCTKSATDSVKQPALLTATTTQTNVSCFGGNNGTAAALPAGGTAPFTYSWTTTPVKTTAIVSGLAAGTYTVTVTDSSGCTTTASVTITQPTQVTATTTKTDVSCFGGNNGTATAVPAGGTGPYTYSWNTSPAKTTVTATGLSAGTYTVTVKDANNCTTTATATIGQPAALTATTTKVNVSCNGGNDGTATAIPSGGTSPYTYSWNTTPAQTTITAIGLSVGTYTVTVTDANNCTTTATATITQPTAVTATTTKTDVSCNGGSNGTATVTAGGGTAPYSYSWNTTPAQTTATATGLAAGTYTVTVTDNQGCIKTATATIGQPTALAATATNTDVSCNGGANGTATVTASGGTSPYSYSWNTTPVKTTATATGLAAGTYTVTVTDNKGCVTTATATVGQPTVLSASTTKTDVSCNGGNNGTATATASGGTSPYTYSWNTLPVKTAATATGLSAGTYTVTVTDNKGCVTTATATIGQPTAVSATISKTNVSCNGGSNGTATVTAGGGTAPYTYSWNTGPVQTTSAVTGLAAGTYTVTVTDANNCTITASTTITQPAVLTATTSKTDVSCNGGSNGTATVTAGGGTAPYTYSWNTTPAQTTATATGLAAGTYTVTVTDNQGCVKTAMATIGEPTALAASATNTDVSCNNGANGTATATASGGTSPYTYSWNTTPVKTTATATGLAAGTYTVTVTDNKGCVTTAIATVGQPTALSASTTKTDVSCNGGNNGTATVTASGGTSPYTYSWNTSPAKTGATATGLSAGTYTVTVTDNKGCVTTATATIGQPAAVSATISKTNVSCNGGSNGTATVTAGGGTAPYTYSWNTTPVQTGATATGLSIGTYTVTVTDANNCVGTASTTITQPPVLNVTTTKTDVSCNTGNDGMVAALPTGGTAPYTYSWNTTPVSTTSIVTGLPAGTYTVTVTDANGCTKTATATVIQPSGLSATATKTDVSCFGGNNGTATVTPIGGAGPYTYSWNTTPVKTTATATGLAAGTYTVTVTDNNGCITIATAIVGQPTQVSATTTKTDASCYGGNNGTATAVPVGGTAPYTYSWNTTPPKTTITATGLSAGTYIVTVTDNKGCVTTASATVGQPAPVTGTTTKTDALCNGSADGTATVTPAGGTGPYTYSWNTSPAQTGATATGLAAGTYTVTITDANNCTGTATATIGQPTPVTASTTKTNVSCNGGSNGTATATGAGGTAPYTYSWNTTPVQTTATATGLPIGTYTVTVTDAHGCTKTASATITQPTPLTATTTKTDATCFSGANGTATAVPTGGVGPYTYSWNTTPVQTTVTATGLANGTYIVTVTDANGCTTTANVTIGQPNQLNASAVKTDVSCFNGSNGTATVTAAGGITPYAYSWNTIPPKTTATATNLAAGTYTVTVTDNQNCVVTVSITVGQPTQLTAATTKTDVSCNGGANGTATVTGAGGIAPYTYSWNTTPAQTTATATGLVAGTYTATVTDSKGCVTTVNAVIGQPTVLTSTMSKTNVSCFGGSNGTATVTPQGGTPPYTYNWNTTPVKTTVTATGLAAGTYTVVVTDAKGCLRTDSIAVGQPTLLTATATKTDVSCFSGANGTASVTAGGGTAPYTYSWNTTPVQTGTTATGLPAGTYTVTVTDANGCTTTAKDTVKQPTLLAASTVKTNATCNGKANGTATVAAAGGTSPYTYSWNTTPVQTTAGATNMIAGAYTVTVTDAKGCVATATATITHPAPLLSMTTKVDANCYGDSNGTATVATTGGTSPYSYTWLTTPVVTTTTITGLPAGTYKVAVKDTNNCPDTATVIIGQPAKLAAVTSKVNVRCWGESSGSASVTVTGGTIPYYYAWNSTPSQTSATASSLPVGKYTVVVTDAHGCKVAAVTDSLQQPDPLLVSASGTKTCFGTTMGSASATALGGTAPYSFGWHTQPPQFGNNAGNLGSGIYEVQGSDANGCIDTASATVAEIPLPIVDGIGDATICEGGKVPLSVSGAKSYLWSPAGTLSCATCVTPIAFPPGTTTYTVVGTDTNNCSNTDRVVITVIPNVNSYVGPDIDVCIGDPVQLSAYGGMSYRWSPPVALSDSMIWNPVSSTDTTITYKVVIIENECFSDTLYQTVRVHQRPTVNLGPDKRGAPGAVIQLHADTTKAISIAWKPLDHLSCDSCIDPLATLYKTITYIATVTNGVCEDTDDIRIIVGCDENLFFIPNTFTPNGDGANDRFYPMAEGVTKVDKFSVYNRWGEVMHAVINFAPNDPAFGWDGRFKGADLPPDVYVWYLESKCSNGEKIFLKGDISLIR; encoded by the coding sequence ATGAAGCGATCTAGCGTTATTCTGCTTCTTTTCTTTCTTTTCTGTTTCGCCTGTTTCAGCTCGTACGGCCAGACGTCGATTGTTTGTCCTCCGAACATTGGCCTGGAAATGGGGAATTTCACAAACTGGAAATTATACACGGGGTCGTGTTGCCCCATTAACGCCAACACGCTGCAGGCGGGTCCGGTTAATAACCGGCACGTCATAACCAGCGGTACCGGCGTTGATCCTTACGGCGGCTTCCCGATCGTGGCGCCGGGTGGGGGTGTGTATTCAATGAGATTGGGAAATGATAACGTAAACTCCCAGGCGGAAAGGGCGCGTTATTATGTCCAGGTTCCGGCAGGTGTCAATAATTACAGTATCATATTCCGCTATGCGGTGGTGTTTGAAGATCCGGGTCACGATACGTCCGAACAGCCAAGGTTTGAGGTAAAGGCCTATGACTCAGCTACCAACATAATAGTGCCTTGTAGTTACTTCAAGTTTGTTGCCTCGTCTGCACTCCCCGGTTTTCTGCAGGCAGGATCTACTTCAACCTCAACTATTTGGTATAAGTCATGGACCACGGCCAGTATCGATCTTTCGAACTATGCAGGCAGAACCGTTGCGGTCGATTTCGCTTCCGGTGACTGCTCCCTGGGCGCTCACTTTGGTTACGGTTATGTGGATCTGAACTGCGGATTGTTACCTACAAATACAGTAGTATGTAGTACGTCGCCAACATTCTCCATCACGGCTCCGCCCGGCTTCCAGGATTATGAATGGAGAGATTCAACTTTAACCACTTTGCTGGACACCGGCCAGGTGGGGGTATTCAACACACCTACTGCAAATACAAAGTATGCTGTAATACTCAATCCCTACACAGGGTTTGGTTGTCCTGATACGATCTTTACGCAGGTTACTGTCTCAAGCACATCAGTAAATATCACCAACAACGATACTACTGTTTGTAACGGAACAACGCTGCAGCTCAATACATCTACCGTAGCAACTTCTACACCAATTACCTACAGCTGGACGCCCACAACAGGCCTTAGCTGCTCGACTTGTGCCAACCCTGTTGTAACACTACCAGTCAATAACAAGTACTATGTAACGGCTACGAATGGTGATGGCTGTCCGCGGAAGGACAGTATTACGATAAGGGCCAGTAATATTTCGGTCGCGACAACCAAACAACGGGTTTCATGTTTTGGATTAAGTGATGGTATGATAACTGCCACACCTTCAGGAGGTAAGATCCCGTATTCTTATAACTGGACCACGACGCCTGTTCAAACGACAGCAACAGCGACAGGTCTTGCTGCCGGTACTTATACTGTGACCGTAACAGATAGCCTGGGTTGTACAAAATCTGCCACCGATTCGGTTAAACAACCGGCGTTGCTTACGGCAACAACTACACAAACTAACGTGAGCTGTTTTGGTGGTAATAATGGTACAGCTGCGGCATTGCCAGCAGGAGGTACTGCTCCATTTACTTATAGCTGGACTACAACACCTGTAAAAACCACAGCAATTGTTTCCGGTCTTGCTGCTGGCACATATACTGTTACCGTGACGGACTCAAGTGGTTGTACGACAACAGCTAGTGTAACGATCACGCAGCCAACACAAGTGACGGCAACCACCACAAAAACAGATGTTAGCTGTTTTGGTGGTAATAATGGTACTGCCACCGCAGTGCCGGCGGGTGGTACCGGGCCGTATACTTATAGCTGGAATACTTCGCCTGCGAAAACTACCGTTACTGCAACGGGGCTTTCTGCCGGTACTTATACAGTAACGGTGAAAGATGCCAACAACTGTACGACTACGGCAACAGCAACTATCGGGCAGCCTGCAGCATTGACCGCAACCACTACCAAGGTGAATGTGAGCTGTAATGGTGGTAATGATGGTACCGCGACTGCAATACCGTCCGGTGGCACATCGCCTTATACATATAGCTGGAATACAACGCCGGCGCAAACGACAATTACTGCAATAGGTCTTTCAGTAGGGACATATACAGTAACTGTAACCGATGCCAATAATTGTACTACGACAGCCACAGCAACTATTACTCAACCTACTGCGGTAACTGCCACAACAACAAAGACCGATGTGAGTTGTAATGGCGGCAGCAATGGTACAGCCACGGTTACGGCTGGTGGTGGCACCGCTCCTTATTCTTATAGCTGGAACACAACGCCGGCACAAACAACGGCAACCGCCACAGGTTTGGCTGCAGGTACTTATACTGTTACAGTGACAGACAACCAAGGCTGTATCAAAACAGCAACTGCTACCATTGGTCAGCCGACAGCGCTGGCTGCAACAGCTACTAATACAGATGTTTCATGCAATGGTGGGGCTAATGGTACCGCAACTGTAACAGCATCCGGCGGTACATCTCCTTATTCTTATAGCTGGAATACAACGCCGGTAAAAACAACAGCGACTGCAACAGGTCTTGCAGCTGGTACATATACTGTTACCGTGACAGATAATAAAGGCTGCGTAACAACTGCGACTGCAACAGTTGGCCAGCCAACTGTACTGAGTGCATCTACTACCAAAACAGATGTGAGCTGCAATGGTGGTAATAATGGTACCGCAACCGCAACCGCTTCTGGTGGTACGTCTCCATATACTTACAGCTGGAATACTTTGCCTGTAAAAACTGCTGCTACGGCGACGGGATTGTCGGCCGGTACTTATACTGTAACGGTAACAGATAACAAAGGCTGCGTTACTACAGCTACGGCAACAATTGGTCAGCCAACTGCCGTTTCTGCAACGATCAGCAAGACGAATGTAAGCTGTAATGGAGGCTCGAATGGTACTGCTACTGTAACTGCTGGTGGTGGCACTGCACCTTATACTTATAGCTGGAATACCGGCCCAGTACAAACTACAAGTGCAGTGACAGGGCTTGCAGCCGGTACTTATACTGTAACAGTAACGGATGCAAACAATTGTACGATAACCGCAAGCACGACTATAACTCAGCCAGCCGTGCTTACAGCTACAACTTCTAAAACCGACGTGAGTTGTAATGGTGGAAGCAATGGTACAGCTACCGTAACAGCAGGTGGTGGTACAGCTCCTTATACGTATAGTTGGAACACAACACCAGCACAAACCACGGCTACTGCTACCGGTTTGGCTGCTGGTACATATACCGTCACAGTTACCGATAACCAGGGCTGTGTCAAAACGGCGATGGCGACTATAGGTGAGCCAACAGCACTGGCAGCATCTGCTACTAATACAGATGTTTCGTGTAATAATGGTGCTAATGGTACCGCAACTGCAACAGCATCTGGCGGTACGTCTCCTTATACATATAGCTGGAACACAACACCTGTTAAAACTACAGCTACAGCAACAGGTCTTGCCGCCGGTACTTATACTGTTACCGTAACTGATAATAAAGGTTGTGTGACAACAGCTATTGCAACTGTTGGTCAGCCAACTGCCCTGAGTGCATCTACTACCAAAACAGACGTGAGCTGTAATGGTGGTAATAACGGTACAGCAACTGTTACGGCATCTGGCGGTACATCACCTTATACATATAGCTGGAATACCTCGCCTGCAAAAACAGGCGCAACTGCAACCGGACTGTCGGCCGGTACTTATACTGTAACGGTAACAGATAACAAAGGATGTGTTACTACAGCTACGGCAACAATTGGTCAGCCTGCTGCTGTGTCTGCAACGATCAGCAAGACGAATGTAAGTTGTAATGGCGGTAGCAATGGTACGGCTACTGTAACTGCCGGTGGGGGCACTGCGCCTTATACGTATAGCTGGAACACCACGCCAGTACAAACCGGTGCTACTGCAACCGGGCTATCTATTGGCACGTATACCGTTACAGTAACCGATGCTAATAATTGTGTTGGCACCGCGAGTACTACTATTACACAACCACCTGTACTGAATGTGACCACAACAAAAACCGATGTAAGCTGTAATACAGGTAATGATGGTATGGTAGCTGCTTTGCCTACAGGTGGTACAGCTCCGTATACGTACAGTTGGAACACTACACCGGTTTCCACCACTTCTATAGTTACCGGGCTTCCTGCAGGCACATACACCGTAACGGTTACTGATGCCAATGGTTGTACCAAAACGGCTACAGCTACTGTTATCCAACCTTCAGGACTCTCTGCTACCGCTACTAAAACAGATGTTTCGTGTTTTGGTGGTAACAACGGTACTGCTACAGTAACACCTATAGGAGGTGCCGGTCCGTATACGTATAGCTGGAACACCACGCCTGTAAAAACAACTGCAACGGCTACTGGCCTGGCGGCTGGTACATATACTGTAACGGTTACCGATAATAATGGTTGTATCACTATAGCAACTGCCATAGTTGGTCAGCCGACCCAGGTGAGCGCCACTACTACCAAAACAGACGCAAGCTGTTATGGAGGAAACAATGGAACGGCTACTGCTGTGCCAGTGGGTGGTACCGCACCATATACATACAGCTGGAATACTACACCGCCCAAGACAACCATCACAGCAACCGGACTTTCTGCAGGTACCTATATAGTGACGGTAACGGATAATAAGGGTTGTGTTACGACAGCTAGCGCTACAGTCGGTCAACCTGCACCGGTTACGGGTACTACTACCAAAACAGATGCGTTGTGCAATGGCAGCGCCGATGGTACGGCTACAGTGACTCCTGCCGGCGGAACCGGACCGTACACTTATAGCTGGAATACTAGTCCTGCACAAACAGGCGCAACAGCAACCGGGCTAGCAGCTGGTACATATACCGTGACTATTACCGATGCGAATAACTGTACCGGCACAGCCACTGCAACAATAGGACAGCCGACGCCAGTCACTGCTTCGACAACAAAAACAAATGTGAGTTGTAACGGTGGCAGCAACGGTACGGCTACAGCAACAGGTGCAGGCGGCACCGCTCCATATACTTATAGCTGGAATACAACCCCTGTGCAAACCACAGCTACCGCTACGGGGTTGCCGATCGGTACGTATACAGTAACTGTTACCGATGCTCACGGTTGTACTAAAACAGCTTCAGCTACGATCACGCAACCTACACCGCTTACTGCTACAACAACAAAAACTGACGCTACCTGCTTTAGCGGAGCCAATGGTACTGCGACTGCAGTGCCAACAGGAGGTGTAGGACCATATACCTATAGCTGGAATACCACGCCGGTTCAGACTACCGTTACTGCAACGGGTCTTGCTAATGGCACTTATATTGTGACCGTGACTGATGCCAACGGTTGCACCACTACAGCGAATGTTACGATCGGACAACCGAACCAGCTTAATGCCAGTGCAGTGAAAACTGACGTGAGCTGTTTTAATGGCAGTAATGGTACTGCGACCGTTACGGCGGCAGGTGGCATTACTCCATATGCTTATAGTTGGAATACAATACCACCAAAGACTACGGCTACGGCAACTAACCTGGCTGCTGGTACTTACACAGTGACTGTAACGGACAATCAAAACTGCGTTGTTACAGTAAGTATTACTGTAGGACAACCAACACAGTTGACTGCGGCCACAACGAAAACCGACGTGAGCTGTAATGGCGGTGCCAATGGTACAGCGACCGTTACCGGTGCGGGAGGTATAGCGCCTTATACCTATAGCTGGAATACAACTCCCGCCCAGACTACTGCTACGGCAACAGGTCTTGTTGCCGGTACATATACAGCCACGGTTACCGACAGCAAAGGCTGTGTAACAACCGTAAACGCAGTTATAGGTCAACCTACGGTGCTGACCAGCACCATGTCGAAAACCAACGTAAGTTGTTTTGGTGGAAGTAACGGTACTGCTACTGTAACTCCACAGGGTGGTACTCCGCCGTATACTTATAACTGGAATACCACACCGGTTAAGACAACAGTTACGGCCACGGGCCTCGCAGCAGGAACTTATACCGTTGTAGTGACCGATGCCAAAGGCTGTTTAAGAACTGACTCGATAGCAGTTGGTCAGCCAACCCTGCTCACTGCGACTGCAACCAAAACCGATGTAAGTTGTTTTAGTGGTGCCAACGGTACCGCCAGCGTTACGGCAGGTGGCGGCACTGCGCCATACACTTACAGCTGGAATACAACTCCTGTACAAACGGGCACTACAGCAACCGGTTTGCCGGCAGGTACCTACACAGTTACTGTTACTGATGCAAACGGATGCACTACTACAGCAAAAGATACTGTTAAGCAGCCAACGTTGCTCGCCGCATCGACAGTGAAGACCAATGCTACCTGTAATGGAAAGGCTAATGGTACAGCTACAGTAGCGGCTGCAGGCGGTACAAGTCCGTATACCTATAGCTGGAATACAACACCAGTACAGACCACGGCGGGCGCAACCAATATGATCGCAGGTGCATATACAGTAACCGTGACAGATGCCAAAGGTTGTGTTGCTACTGCAACTGCCACCATTACACATCCGGCGCCATTGCTATCAATGACCACTAAAGTGGATGCTAATTGCTATGGGGATAGTAATGGTACTGCTACGGTAGCTACTACAGGCGGTACAAGTCCGTATTCATATACCTGGCTTACAACGCCGGTCGTAACGACTACTACCATAACCGGTTTGCCAGCGGGTACTTATAAAGTAGCAGTGAAAGACACTAACAATTGTCCCGACACGGCAACGGTTATTATAGGTCAACCAGCGAAGTTAGCAGCGGTTACATCCAAAGTAAACGTTAGGTGCTGGGGTGAAAGCAGTGGTTCTGCCAGTGTAACTGTCACAGGAGGTACTATTCCATATTACTATGCCTGGAATTCAACTCCTTCCCAAACTAGTGCGACCGCATCAAGCCTGCCGGTTGGCAAATACACCGTTGTGGTCACTGATGCCCATGGGTGTAAAGTGGCTGCAGTTACGGATAGTTTGCAACAACCGGATCCGCTGCTGGTATCGGCAAGCGGTACGAAGACTTGCTTTGGAACCACTATGGGCTCTGCTAGCGCAACTGCATTAGGCGGCACAGCGCCTTATTCGTTTGGATGGCATACGCAGCCTCCTCAATTTGGTAACAATGCCGGTAACCTTGGTTCTGGTATTTATGAAGTTCAGGGCTCGGATGCGAATGGTTGCATAGATACAGCCAGTGCAACTGTAGCAGAAATACCGCTGCCAATAGTGGACGGTATAGGTGATGCAACCATTTGCGAGGGTGGTAAGGTGCCTCTAAGTGTAAGCGGGGCTAAGTCTTATTTATGGAGTCCTGCAGGTACACTATCGTGTGCTACCTGCGTTACACCGATAGCTTTTCCGCCTGGTACAACAACTTATACTGTAGTGGGTACCGACACTAATAATTGCAGCAATACTGATCGCGTTGTTATCACTGTGATACCTAATGTGAACTCTTACGTAGGGCCAGACATCGATGTGTGTATCGGTGATCCGGTTCAGTTGAGTGCATACGGAGGTATGTCCTATAGGTGGTCTCCTCCTGTTGCGCTGAGCGATAGCATGATCTGGAACCCCGTTTCAAGCACCGATACCACTATCACTTATAAGGTGGTTATCATAGAAAACGAGTGTTTTTCTGACACACTTTATCAGACAGTACGAGTGCATCAACGTCCAACAGTCAACCTGGGACCTGACAAGCGAGGAGCGCCAGGCGCTGTTATTCAGCTGCATGCAGATACGACGAAAGCGATCTCTATTGCCTGGAAGCCTCTGGATCACCTAAGTTGCGATAGTTGCATCGATCCGTTGGCTACGCTCTATAAGACCATAACTTATATTGCCACGGTGACTAATGGAGTGTGCGAAGACACAGATGATATTCGAATCATTGTTGGATGCGATGAAAATCTGTTCTTCATACCAAACACGTTTACGCCTAACGGCGATGGTGCTAACGATCGCTTTTACCCGATGGCAGAAGGTGTTACCAAAGTTGACAAGTTTAGCGTGTACAACCGATGGGGCGAGGTTATGCATGCGGTTATTAACTTTGCTCCGAATGATCCTGCATTTGGTTGGGATGGCAGATTTAAAGGAGCTGATCTGCCACCGGATGTATACGTCTGGTACCTTGAGTCAAAGTGTAGCAATGGCGAGAAGATCTTCCTGAAAGGTGATATATCGTTGATACGATAA